The proteins below are encoded in one region of Thermothelomyces thermophilus ATCC 42464 chromosome 1, complete sequence:
- a CDS encoding glycoside hydrolase family 17 protein (CAZy_ID 268004): MKAAVMAAAAAVLANGVSAARVHGHRHAHALFKRGDTGEVCTPGCTTIYSTITGEPTRYHDAVLPPAPTPTTTAAPEPTTTSGPVLVPTPIQQTCPTPGTYTIPATTVVLTETTTVCGASSTEVPSGTHTLGGVTTVVETATTVVCPVATTETQNGVVTSVIKTTTYVCPSAGTYTIAPITTVVPSVTTVVVPVVETYCPGTYTAPELVTTVTETSVIVTCPFTSVTPAEPTSAPVPTSEPAEPTSAPAPTSEPAEPAPAPPSSSSKVAPSPSPSPSSPSKGPNPDNNGKRWAMTYTPYAETAEGGCKSASEVMDDVAAIAKAGFKALRVYSTDCDTLPNVGAAARAHGLRLIVGIFIGKVGCDNNSPDVADQISALKEWKEWDLVDLCVVGNEALFNGFCSVSELASLIGRVKSELGSVGYNGPFTTTDVVAAWTNNDVSAICDAIDVTATNAHAYFNADTEPADAGKFVAGQLAIVEKVCGKPGYVMETGWPSAGNCNGVACAGEAEQATAIHSIEQELGNKAVFFSFRNDPWKQPGECNCEQHWGCANVFGV; this comes from the exons ATGAAGGCAGCTGTGATGGCCGCCGCTGCGGCGGTTCTCGCCAATGGCGTGAGCGCGGCCCGGGTTCACGGGCACCGCCATGCGCACGCCCTATTTAAGAGGGGCGACACCGGTGAAGTGTGCACTCCGGGCTGCACCACCATCTACTCCACCATCACCGGTGAACCGACCC GGTATCATGATGCAGTTCTCCCGCCTGCGCCGACTCCCACGACCACGGCCGCTCCCGAGCCCACCACGACGAGCGGGCCCGTCCTCGTCCCGACGCCGATCCAGCAGACCTGCCCGACTCCCGGCACCTACACCATCCCCGCGACGACCGTCGTCCTGACCGAGACGACCACCGTCTGCGGCGCGTCTTCGACCGAGGTCCCGAGCGGCACCCACACCCTCGGCGGCGTCACCACCGTCGTCGAGACGGCCACCACGGTCGTCTGCCCCGTGGCCACCACCGAGACCCAGAATGGCGTCGTTACCAGCGTCATCAAGACCACCACCTACGTCTGCCCGTCGGCCGGTACCTACACCATTGCCCCCATCACCACCGTCGTCCCCAGCGTCACCACCGTGGTCGTGCCCGTCGTCGAGACGTACTGCCCGGGTACCTACACCGCCCCGGAGCTCGTCACCACCGTCACCGAGACCAGCGTGATCGTCACCTGCCCCTTCACTTCGGTCACCCCCGCCGAGCCCACTTCGGCCCCGGTTCCCACTTCGGAGCCCGCTGAGCCCACTTCGGCCCCTGCTCCCACTTCGGAGCCCGCTGAGCCGGCCCCTGCCCctccctcgtcgtcgtccaagGTGGCTCCGTCCCCATCTCCGTCCCCTTCGTCCCCGTCCAAGGGCCCTAATCCCGACAACAACGGCAAGCGGTGGGCCATGACCTACACCCCGTACGCCGAGACTGCTGAGGGTGGCTGCAAGAGCGCCTCCGAGGTAATGGACGATGTCGCCGCCATTGCCAAGGCGGGTTTCAAGGCCCTCCGTGTCTACTCGACCGACTGCGACACCCTGCCCAACGTTGGTGCCGCTGCTCGCGCCCACGGCCTCCGCCTGATTGTCGGCATCTTCATCGGCAAGGTCGGCTGCGACAACAACAGCCCCGACGTTGCCGACCAGATCAGCGCCCTCAAGGAGTGGAAGGAGTGGGATCTCGTTGACCTGTGCGTCGTCGGCAACGAGGCCCTCTTCAACGGCTTCTGCTCCGTCTCCGAGCTCGCCAGCCTCATCGGCCGCGTCAAGTCGGAGCTCGGCTCGGTCGGTTATAACGGCCCCTTCACCACCACcgacgtcgtcgccgcctggACCAACAACGACGTCTCGGCCATCTGCGACGCCATCGACGTCACCGCCACCAACGCCCACGCCTACTTCAATGCCGACACCGAGCCCGCCGATGCCGGCAAGTTCGTCGCCGGCCAGCTGGCCATTGTCGAGAAGGTCTGCGGCAAGCCCGGCTACGTCATGGAGACCGGCTGGCCCTCGGCCGGCAACTGCAACGGCGTCGCCTGCGCCGGCGAGGCTGAGCAGGCCACCGCCATCCACTCCATCGAGCAGGAGCTCGGCAACaaggccgtcttcttctccttccgcAACGACCCGTGGAAGCAGCCCGGCGAGTGCAACTGCGAGCAGCACTGGGGCTGCGCCAACGTCTTCGGCGTTTAA
- a CDS encoding glycosyltransferase family 34 protein (CAZy_ID 268003), translating to MSLSRSPSPIPGGGWTSPGLNIPSGRSSPATAFPGSRGTPAMWESSRLRKGAGPSYPSFSTRSQSFFGRHMRRLSSSLPRFGSSLYYADKEKLGRGRWSVHDVPLLGRVRGIMARMGRKMKIRILILLAFLLSVIIFYNSPLVYHWRRSPWFGEGKKFVILLGANVGGGVMDWKGAREWAIERDSVKNKKKYVARWGYELEIVDMSTKKRYAHEWRESWEKVDHVRTAMRKYPEAEWFWWLDLNTFIMEPSYSLQDHIFNKLEKHVYRDINEYNPLNITHPFTEPWLDAEERSPVGDGKVGSINLILSQDCSGFNLGSFFVRRSVWSDRLLDIWWDPVAYEQKHMEWTHKEQDALEQLYVSHPWVRKHTAFLPQRMINSFPEGACAENGIDPRIHYNQKDRDFLVNMAGCEWGRDCWGEIYHFRELSYYLNRNPWERFKEDIVAEIWFKLTGKRVKL from the exons ATGTCTCTGTCTCGCAGCCCATCTCCCATCCCGGGCGGCGGCTGGACGAGCCCGGGCCTCAACATTCCGAGCGGTCGATCGAGCCCGGCGACAGCGTTCCCGGGATCGCGCGGTACACCAGCCATGTGGGAATCCTCCAGGCTAAGAAAGGGCGCCGGTCCTTCGTACCCTTCCTTCTCGACCAGGAGCCAGAGCTTCTTTGGACGACACATGCGCCGCCTCTCCAGCAGCCTTCCGCGCTTTGGCTCGAGCCTATACTACGCCGATAAGGAGAAACTTGGCCGTGGCAGGTGGTCTGTCCATGACGTGCCGCTACTCGGGCGGGTCAGAGGGATCATGGCCCGCATGGGGAGGAAGATGAAGATCAGAATATTAATCCTGCTTGCGTTCCTGCTATCCGTCATCATATTCTACAATAGCC CCCTTGTATATCACTGGCGGAGGTCGCCCTGGTTTGGGGAGGGCAAGAAGTTTGTGATATTGCTCGGGGCCaatgtcggcggcggcgtgatGGACTGGAAGGGTGCGCGAGAATGGGCGATCGAACGCGACTCGGTGAAAAATAAGAAGAAATATGTTGCTCGTTGGGGGTACGAGCTCGAAATCGTTGACATGAGCACCAAGAAACGGTATGCGCACGAGTGGCGCGAGAGCTGGGAGAAGGTCGATCACGTCCGCACGGCCATGAGGAAGTATCCCGAAGCCGAGTG GTTTTGGTGGCTTGACCTGAATACGTTCATCATGGAGCCGTCGTACTCGCTCCAGGATCACATCTTCAACAAGCTTGAAAAGCACGTCTACCGGGACATCAACGAATACAACCCCCTCAACATTACCCACCCCTTCACCGAGCCCTGGCTCGATGCCGAGGAGCGAAGCCCCGTAGGCGACGGTAAGGTCGGCTCCATCAACCTCATCCTGTCGCAGGACTGCTCCGGCTTCAACCTGGGCTCCTTCTTTGTCCGGCGAAGCGTGTGGTCGGACCGGCTGCTCGACATATGGTGGGACCCGGTGGCGTATGAGCAGAAACACATGGAGTGGACGCACAAGGAGCAGGACGCGCTGGAGCAGCTGTACGTCTCGCACCCGTGGGTGCGGAAGCATACCGCTTTCCTGCCCCAGCGCATGATCAACAGCTTCCCCGAAGGGGCGTGTGCCGAGAACGGAATCGACCCGAGGATCCACTATAACCAGAAGGACCGGGACTTCCTCGTCAACATGGCCGGCTGCGAGTGGGGCCGCGACTGTTGGGGCGAGATATACCATTTCCGCGAGCTCAGTTACTACCTCAACCGGAACCCGTGGGAGCGCTTCAAGGAAGACATTGTTGCCGAGATCTGGTTCAAGCTCACGGGGAAGAGGGTGAAGCTCTAA
- a CDS encoding glycoside hydrolase family 16 protein (CAZy_ID 268002), whose product MVRLGSSLAGFALAASTARAGSYTLVDTFDASNFFDEFDFFTEPDPTHGFVQYVDGDTANREGLAGFASGGVYLGVDYSSTTTTTTTGRASVRLTSRKAYTRGLFVADIAHMPAGAAGSSSCGLWPAFWMFGPDWPNSGEIDVVEGVNSQTSNSVSLHTGAGCTVSNPGASPGTKLVSADCQGGEGCTQDTSAPDNYGAGFNAAGGGIYAVEWTDAAIKVWFLPRDSPIASQLSSSFSSSSSSSFPSGGNNNNTNIKDNKSLDPSAFGTPLAVFAGGAECPIGDHFANHHLVFDTTFCGDWAGRVWAADGACAALADTCEDYVAAHPEAFSEAYWLLGSIRVYQLEADAGAGTGTGGASAGGGDDGQGEGGGQGQRRGLRPKMARRWQA is encoded by the coding sequence ATGGTTCGACTGGGATCGAGCCTCGCCGGGTTTGCGCTGGCAGCAAGCACGGCCCGAGCAGGCTCCTACACTCTGGTCGACACGTTTGACGCAAGCAACTTCTTCGACGAGTTCGACTTCTTCACCGAGCCCGACCCGACCCACGGCTTCGTCCAGTACGTCGACGGCGACACGGCAAACCGCGAGGGGCTCGCCGGGTTTGCCTCGGGCGGCGTCTACCTCGGCGTCGACTACAGCagcacgacgacgacgacgacgaccggcCGAGCGTCGGTCCGGCTGACGTCCCGAAAGGCCTACACGAGGGGCCTCTTCGTCGCCGACATCGCGCACATGCCGGCGGGCGCGGCCGGTTCTAGCTCGTGCGGCCTGTGGCCGGCCTTTTGGATGTTCGGCCCCGACTGGCCCAACTCGGGCGAGATCGACGTCGTCGAGGGCGTCAACAGCCAGACGTCCAACTCGGTCTCGCTCCACACGGGCGCCGGCTGCACCGTCTCCAACCCGGGCGCCTCGCCCGGCACCAAGCTCGTCTCGGCAGACTgccagggcggcgagggctgCACCCAGGACACGAGCGCGCCCGACAACTACGGCGCCGGCTTCAACGCTGCCGGCGGCGGGATCTACGCCGTCGAGTGGACAGACGCCGCCATCAAGGTCTGGTTCCTGCCGCGGGACAGCCCCATCGCCAGCCagctctcttcttctttttcttcttcttcttcttcttctttccccTCGGGAggaaacaacaacaacaccaacATCAAGGATAATAAAAGCCTGGACCCGTCCGCCTTCGGCACGCCCCTGGCCGTCTTCGCCGGCGGGGCCGAGTGCCCGATCGGCGACCACTTCGCCAACCACCACCTCGTCTTCGACACCACCTTCTGCGGCGACTGGGCCGGCCGGGTCTgggccgccgacggcgcgTGCGCCGCGCTGGCCGACACGTGCGAGGACTACGTCGCCGCCCACCCGGAGGCCTTCTCCGAGGCGTACTGGCTGCTCGGGTCCATCCGCGTCTACCAGCTCGAGGCAGACGCCGGCGCGGGTACGGGTACGGGTGGGGCgagcgcgggcggcggcgacgacggtcAGGGTGAAGGGGGGGGACAAGGGCAGCGGCGGGGTTTGAGGCCAAAGATGGCGAGGAGGTGGCAGGCTTGA